TTAGAGCACGGCCGGGTGCAATAAATATTGGCTGTTATTTGAATATACTACAGGTATGTGCCGCATAATGTCCATTCAGGCAACATCTGACCACATATACatccgtggtcccataaggttataataaaccaaaccaaaccaaactcgttgccattgagttgatttctactcatagagaccctacagggtttccgaggagcacctggtggatttgaactgtggaccttttggttagtggccgaacgcaaccactatgctaccaggatttccaaggttataaGAGAGTTCAGAAATTCCAACCAGAGAATGGGATGCAGCGGAGGTACTTTGCTAAGTActgtaactgaaaggtcggcaattcgaatctaccagatgctccttggaaaccctatagagcagttctactttgtcttacagggtcgctaaggGTCAGAAtaaactggacagcaacaggtttttttatagGTAGATCCTATCTGTCTCTCACTAGCTCTGTGGTCCCACGTCAGCCTGGCCCTTGGGCGGCAAGGGGTGGGGGAACTCGTGCCCATCCAGGGCTGCCTGCAGGGGCTGTGCAGATGCCACTGGAGCTGCTAAGGGAGATGCTCCTTGAGAGCATGTGACCACCAAGGGGTCTGGGCTATGGAGGCGGTGGTGGGAGGAGGAACAGGAAAGGCAGCCAGGGGATGAAGCACAGGCAGAGAAGGAGGTGGAGAAGAGGCAGGTGGGACTGAAAGAGTTTAATGCCTATTGGGGGTTCtgggaaggcaggcagggaggaaggaagggaagggagccaATGGTGTGCCTGGAGGCAGGTGGCTGGATGGTAAGGGCACTGGATGGGGGGGGCTGGACATGGCTCTCAGAGACTGATGGCAGTGGAGCCAAAGTTTTTTGCAGTCCCTTGGCACAGCAGTGGCAGTGTGGGTTCCAGGCCAGGTCAGTGACCATCTTACATGCCTCTCTCCTGTATATAATATGATGTTCACtcaacgtcctatttcacagaatgtatcatggactttAAGAGACACATACCTGTAATAAGAAGCATAAGAACACGTGAAGAAAGGACATCTTTGTGTCTCCACAGCCAGAGCAGGGGTAATGAAATGGTAATGGATTAGATCCTAAAGAAGGCACTGTGTCTACAGGTGATGTGATTCTGTGACACAGAGCCAACTAGGAAGAACCAAGATAACTCAGTGCCTGTGAGACTCAACAAAACTTATTGCTGAGAGTAAAATGGAACGTTATAGATGCCTTTCCAAGACTATGTAGCAATAAATGCCAGTCTGCTGActagtgttacggattgaattgtgtccccccaaaattagtgttgtaaatcctaaactctatgcccAAGGaggatgggttttctttgttatgttaatgaggcaggattagtgtagtgtataccttgaatcaatctcttttgagatataaaagagattaaataagcaagcaaagcagagatgggggaagatagatgccacaccacatgaagattgcccagaagcagaatctcaaaaagacaaggaccttcctccagagccaacagagagacaaaacCTCCCCCTAGGGCCAGAACCCtcgtttggacttctagcctcctaaactgtgaggaaataaatttttccttgttaaagccatccacttgtggtatttctgttaaagcagcactagataactaagacagaatttagtaCTGGGAGTGCGGTTGCTGCTCtagtgtggaagtggttttggaattgggtaaggggtagaggctggaagagttttaaggtggcTAGATTGCCTCGAAGAGATCATTGGTAGAAGTACAGACATCAAAGGCAACTCTGgggagggctcagaaggaagtgaggagagccataCAGAAAGTCcctattgtcttagagaatacatttgGTGCAAGCAACAGAATGTTGATAGGAATGTGAATGCTCAAtgttctggtgaggctttaaaagacaATGACGAACATGTGCTTGGCAATGGAAGAAGGGTGATGCATTTCACGCAGTGGCAAATaatttgtctgaattatgttcataTGTGTGGTGGAAGGCAgagcttgtaagtgatgaacttggatatttagctgagatttctaagcaagatattAAGGAGGctacatggtttctccttgccacttattgtaaaatgtgagaggaaagagatggaattATAAATGAACtgttcaaaatgaaaacaaaacttacaaatttggaaaattctgttgtataaACTAAGAAcgtgtgtcctagaatgttcaccaagccTGTGACTACAcgatcttttgttaaagagattaagcctgtgactaatggatctaaccaactactaTAGAggaaacccatcagcttagatgaaggggacagagaaagaacagaaGGAGAGATCTCTGtgtgcctcttggaattctataggcaggaaaACAGGctaaaggagctacatctgttgccctccaagaaaagaaaaagacgtGGAGCAGCTCAGAGGTCAGCAGAACTGTGGGAAGGAGCATGGAAAACAGAGCTgcctcaaagggtggggccatggcctcCTAGTTTTCAAAGAATCAGATCTTCACTAACTCGGTTCTGGACTGTGGGGCTGTCATTCAGTTCAGCCAAGAGGATGAGaatgctgcccaaagctgaaagAGTGGAGCTGTCATgcccaagtgacagaaaaaaAAGGGGCCTGCTGGGGCAAAGGGGGTGGAATCGTCACTCAGACGGGCTAGGAGAACGGGACTAcccaaagccgagggagcagagtttccatcccagtgggcctggaaggtggagctgaagcccagggctgaaggGCCTCCACCTAGAATTCAGAGATGGcgaccaacacccagagtctggagggcagtgcCATTGCCTAGATGGTGTCGGAgaacacaggattattttcaagccttgagagctaatgtaaatttttctgctgggttttggacttgcttagtgcctgttatcccttctttacctccaatttcttccatttataatggacatgtctaccttgtgccttttccatcatcttactttggaaacagatagcttTTAGCCTAGAtctcacaggttcacagatgaagagaaattttgtcccaggatggaatatgccttaAACCATTGCCCCATTGTTGTTAAGTCcactgcgactcatagcgaccctacaggacagagtagaacagccccataaggtttccaagtagtggctggtggattcaaactgctgaccttttggttagaagccaagttcttaaccactgggcccaaaagtctcacccatatttcaCTTAGacaattcagaagatgagattttagacttgggatgatgtgatggggttaATGTGTTTTCCACGTGGCAAAGacgtgaattttggggggccaaagagtAGAATGTTATGTGTTGAATTATGTCCATCAAAAAatctgtgttataaatcttaatctttatacctgtggttataatcctatttgggaatgtgttgttgttgttacgttaatgaggcaggattagtgtaaggtgtatcttgagtcaatctcttttgcgatataaaagaggttaaacaaggatgcaaagcagagatgggggaagacagaggcCACTTTACATGAAGATCccacaggagcagaagctcaaagagacaaggaccttccttcagagccaatagAGGGATaaaactttcccctagagctggcactctgagtTCTGAATTTTAgcctcttaaaccctgagaaaataaatttgtttgttaaaaccatccattttcagtatttctattatggcagcgctagataactaagataagcagtgtttggttctgccTTTTTTTCTCTCATGAAAGCAGTGGTACATTATGGTAACTGGATATACCAGGGTTCTTACCTGCTGGTGAGAGCAGTGATAGCCACATATGCCTCCAAGCACTCCATTTATTACTTGAATGAGACACAAGATGAATTCAATACCACCAAGAGCCAGGAGGATAGAAAACAGAGTTACGTTCCATTTCACAATGTGCTTGGGCTCAACGCACTGGGACCATGTGGAGCTATCCAGAAGGTACCTGTGGATAAAAGAAGAACTTCTGACACGTGACCATAGCCAGCGGCATGTCACATAAGCTACTTTTTGTATGATATTTATTTGTACAGGAAAACAGAAAGGAATTATTTCAGCATCCTGTATCAGATTTTTCCAATCTGAGTCCTTCTACAAAATGGGAAATTTAGCTCAGATCTTGTCACAAagataaagataaaattaaaacctAACTTTTGACTCTTAGTCAAGGTTTCTGTGGTTAGAAATCCTCTCCTTGTAATGGCATTCATATTCCCTAAGAGATACGTATGAGTTACTGTTaaacaaaaaatgcaaaattGTATTCAcgctatgcaaaaaaaaaaaaaaattttttttttttctggctaagTAAAATTCATGTATGTATGTAGATGTGAACTAACAGCAGAtttggaaaaatgaaaataatccgTGTGTTCAGGTAGTGGAGCTATaggtgatatttttttttttacccctctccaaccaaaaggtcggcagtttgaatccaccagctgctccttggaaactctatggggcaattctactccatgctatacggtcgctatgagtcggaatcgactcaacagcaacgggtttggttttggccgcAAGTTTATTGTTGCTTAAATGTTTATCTTTGTGACAGACAGAACTTTGTAACCAAAGTTCCATGAATATCTATTTGGAAGATACAACCGCTTCGTATTAGTTTTTATGAACTTGAAAAGACAAATTCGGATCATTCTATTAAAACTCATTAATTCCACCTGAAAATTATCCAAATTCTGGCACGCTTGGAGATTTAATATGCAAGAGCTTTtcattgagacttttttttttttggttttaaggaatgAATTAATTTGCAGAATGAAGCACAGAGATGAAATCAAACTGTCTAATCTGATACCTCTTCTTTACTTTCATAATGCTATGCCCATGTGTCTACAGTAGCATGTTGCATGTTGCATTCATGCGTTCGGTGAAGGTTACTAAGTACTCAGTGTGACACAGACACTGAACTAGGGCTGGGGATAGAATGGTGAACGGTGCACAAGTTCAGTTCTGGAAGAGCTTAGCATGTAAAGGAATAGACAAGTAATAGACTATCTCAATGCTACAGGTACTCTGGTAGCAAAAATAGTGTGAAACGGGCCGACAGAGGAAGGGTACCTCACGTAAAAACCTAGTCCTTGGAAAATACCTCCTTATGTAGCCTGGGATTGGATATACCCATGAAGCAAAGCGAGACTGGGAaggaggggcacaccagcccagcggcaaggactGGAggactggtaatggggaacccagggccgAGAAGAGAGAATGctgacatatcgtggggttgttggccaaagtcataaaacaatatgtgtacttactgtttaatgagaagctggtttgttctgtaaaccttcatctaaagtacaattaaaaaaaaaaatctgcttataTGTCTCTTGATTCCATAATCTGAACTCTGTGAATGTAGGAACCAGGCCTATTCATCATTGTATATCCAGCCCCTAGAAAGTATCTGAGTATCTGGCACATAGGAGGTACTCAAAAGTGATTAAATGATAAGTAACAATTTGAAATGACTTTGCTAAATCTTAGAGAAatcttatatatattttctagATACCCAGATACTCTTCTAAAAAGTCTGAGAAGTTCTCTCCCTGATGACCCGCCTAGAATTGCAGCCTTTGCTACATCATAGGCTATTTGGATTCTCAACAAAATCACGTGGGAAAATCAAGGATTGACGTAATTCCACAGAGTACTGATAGACTTCTCTCCTTATCACTTCTTCCAACTGCAGCAGAACAAAGGGGTTTGGAATTTCAGACTTCACTTTGGAATGGCTCATTGAGCCAACCAGAAATTCAatttgttgatttaaaaaaaaaaaaaaagcaaaaaaaacctGTCTTTTTGGCTCTGTCTTTCTGCATGTCGGAGGAACAAAAATCTGTATTTTCGGGTTACAATGTCAAAAAAAGTCTCTGGTGGCATTTGGCTATTGAGTAACTCATCAGCAGCTTCTGACTGTTTCGTCATTCATCATGATGAAATCCCTGGTCAGGATAAAAAGAGGGATGACAGAGAAGCAGTTTTCTTACAGAAGCTGGAATGGCTCATGGGAGGGGTCTATGATCAAACAATGCTAAAACAAAAACTTCTCCCTGGGTTCCAGATGCATCAATCAGACCTCTTTTTAGAAGTGGGTTTGCATGGGGATTTTGTATGCTTGTGCACGCATGAGTAACGATTTTCTACTAGTATGTTTGGTATGTTCTAAACAAGGATGGATGAATCAAGATGGATAACAATTTTGAACATCAAAATTTCAAACTCCTATAAGTATCTGTTTTTCCTTCAGAGACTCCTGTTTGGCTTGTGTTTGTCATAAGTTAGTAGATAATATTAACAGCTTGATCCACAGCGGTGCTTATGTGCCAGGCTTTGTAGTGAGCATCTTGCATAATTTTCTCATTAATCCTCCTGGCACCTGGCATTCATCTTATTTGACAAATGAAATAACTGAGATGCAGAGAGATCAGTTCATTCTTCCCTGGTTACCCAGAGACTAAGTGCAGAGCTGGGACTTaaacccaggtctctctgctTCCAAAGTTCATGATCTTAAGGTCCCACTCTCTGCTCTACAGTTCATGAGTGACCGAAACTCTTGATAACATAAGGGTGATTTACGTTCATATGATCTTTACTCATGAATCCCAAAACTAAAACTTTtgaaatttgattttaaaaagcTGAATAAGGAAAGGTAAACCCCAAATCAACTCCAGTCCAATGAAGGATGCTATTCATGTATCACCGTGTACACCAGTTTCTATCAGCCTAActatttctgttcttttctcaGTAACTGATAAGAAATAAGTATTAGCAAAAAACAGTGGAATCTTTTCAAAATTACCCTGGTTTTAGAGTTATGAATAAATAACTTGTCTCTGATATAGCCCAATCATTTCAAATCAGGGGTGCGTTGTACATAGTTTGTGTTTTGAATGTGAGCGTGTATGTAGGAGCCTGATTTTCCCTGGAGGTTTAGTTAATTTCATACAGTCGCCATCCATATTATGTCAGCCTTCCATAGTATTTTCTTATGAAATAGTAAAATATATTAGTTTTAATTAGCCAAATGTTCTGGCAGagtgtagtggttatgagctcacaCTCAACAGCCAGACTGCCTGCGTTCAAATCCTGACCGCTACTTCCTAGCAAAGAGACCTTGGATAAGTTACTTCCTTGATCCCTCTGtgcctccgtttcctcatctgtaagataggAGTCACAGTGGAAGTGATCTGTTAGGTTATTACGTGAACTGGCTCAGTGAACCCATTAAATTACTTAGAGTGGTGCTTGGCCCGAGCTGCTCCAGGTGGCAGTTTGGACATCCATCTATGGGCACCCATTGCCTACACCGGGCCTGGCAAGAGTCAGTCCTAGTAAACACTGGTTGAGTGAGTGGATGAATGGACTGTTGGATGCCTTTTTTGGTCTGATGGGTTGCCACTATAGGCATGTAGTGGATAAGAACTGTGGCCTGGCTTCATAGGGAATAATTACGTACCCTCCCTCAGTGCCGGCAAAGGTGTAGTTCCACTGGTTGGAGGAATCGAGACACAGTGGTCCCTCTGCTAAGCCCAGGGCTGCCACGATGATGCAGTAGCCAGATCCTGCAATTCCAACGATGGCGGCCAGTACAGAGGAAAGCATCTGGGGAAGGCAGAAACACAGCAATGACCCACAGAGTGTCAGGCTGCGTCAGAGGACCCATGTCCTCCATCAGGGCAGAAGACCTACCGCACATCTCTTGCCGCAGTTGTGGTAGCCACAGCACCCACAGCAGTCTTCCTCCTCCAGGCTGATGAAGACAGATGCTGGCAGCAACATCTGGTCAGGAAATGAGCAAATTAAAGTCACTTTCCTTCCCCAAATCCATACGGGTCAGGCTAAGCATCTTGTGCTAAATATATTTCTTTCTACAGTGTTGACTAGCATTGGGTTAGATTAACCAAGTCTCTCAAGGATATAAAACTCTgatgagagaaaacaaaacaaaacaaaaactctcaagGCAATACCCACTTGTTTTCCAAGCATTCTTTAGGGTGAGGGTGGAGAATAAGAGGGGTAAAATAATGAACTAAATTGGTTTATTCTGGAAAAGTTCATAACATATTCCCAGATGCAAACTCTGTTATGGAAATATTAAATCCTGTCTCTTCAAACCTGATTTTGTTTCTTGTGAAACATAGAAGAGACCAACAAATCCCTATTACAGtaactgagactttttttttttttgtaaatgggaGAGCGATGAAGGCTCCACATGATAAACGCGAACGGCTTCTTTTAAGATAGAGTTGCCTGGTTTTAGCTTCACAACATAGCTCTTTAAAGTAACAGAGGTATGAAAATACTTTGAAATCAAAAGACTCTTAGACAAGGGCGATGTTATTTCAGGACAGATGATTATAGTAACGTGATGGTAATGTTGAAATTTGAGGCAGGTTTGCCCCGTCATGATTTGGGCATTGGGCGTGGATGTTTTAATATTCTTTActagactaagaaaaaaaaatcttgcctgGCATTGGCCATTCCATaaaaattccttttaaaatttcTCAATCCAGGCATTTTAAACTAGCAAACTCAAGTCCACCCACATTCTTTCCAGGCTGTGGTTGGAGCTAATACTTTCAGCTCACTGGTTGGCAGGCAAACTCCTCTCAgttcaattaaaaacaaacctTGGAAAACAACACATTCCACCATTAGTTGCAGACACGGGTCTGCTACTAACTGTAGGGTTTTTCCTAGACACCACCCCCCAGGGTTACATAAAGGAAAAAACGGACGGTTGGGTCTAAAGAGCAGTGCGCTCACAGTTTGTTTTTTCTATCACAGATGCCTGAGAATAAACAGTAGAGAATTGggattgaaaattctgtggatctAGACAGAGAACCAGCCCATCTCTCCCTGCTCCCCAGAgcaaaaaacgaaacaaaacagaaaacaaaaaccaaaaaaaaaaaaaaaaaaaaaccatacccagTCCAGTACTAGAAAGTCTATAATCTCTCAAATCTGATTTAAAAGCGAATGTCTGTTTCCTAGCTGTAAAGTAAGTGTAGCAAAAACGCAGTTCCCTTTTAGTTGAAAGATTTTGTAAAACAACATCCAAACCATGAATACAATATACCTGTCCCAACTTTTGTATAATCTGCTTGCAAAAGGACAGAGCCCAAATCACTGGATTTGGGACTCTGACTCACAGAAGACTGGCCATGAAAACACCTAGTTAACAGGAGAGAACTTTTTACGGTTGTAGGAATTCTTAGTGACTCACCAGGATTCCCCCTCCGACAATCCCAGAGAAGAACCACACGAAGCGGCTGAGGTGGTTTTCAGAAGCGTACTTTGATTCCCCATTGGGAAAGTAAAGCAAAATATTAGCTGCGATGCAGAGGAGAGAGGGCCCCACCAGAAACTGTCCGACGCAGCGCGCGCATCTGCCGTAGCACATGGTGATCGCAAGGAGAGGACGGGGTTTTCCCCTGCTTTCAGTCTTCAGCTCAGCAATGTCCCAAATCAGATGACAGTGCACCCGTCCgaggagaaaggaaaagcagTTCTCAGCCTATTCCTGCAACTTCTTAAATACTCAGTTCTTAGTCACTGAGTGGATGAGGTACTTCGCTTTCATTGGTTCCAATTGCAGGCTCCGGTTAGGAAGGGGGGCAGTGAGGGAAATGTCCCGCCCTTCACATGAAATCCTTGCGACAAGCGAAACCAGAGGCAGGACGTGAGAAACAGCCTCAGTCACAGGCAACAGAGAAAATGACTAATCCTAACAAGGAATTCTCTGTGTAGCTTCTTCAAGGATAGAGCAGCATCAGGAAAATCTCATACAACTTTCCAGTAGCTGCCAAGGGTACACTGTGTAGCCTCTCTGGTTGGGGCTGCCGTTCAGTGGTCCTGCTCCACGTCTGGACAACTTCCAATCTGAGGGCTCTATGTTCATTTCCACCTCTGCGCTGAGTTAATTCACAGCCTGGGGCAAGTCTCCTAGGCTTTCTGtgcttgtttgcttgtctgttaAAAAGGCAAGGTGTCGGGGCTGTCATCCACGGATTTGAGAGGGTGTTAGGAAAATTATAGAGCCGACTTCTTTCCTCTGCCTTCAGCAAGTTCTTCGGGACAGATCCTATTGTCCAGCCTCTCTGGGATGAGGCAGATGTCACACCTGCCTCCAAAACCTGGATCCAAAACAAAGATGCCATTAGTCAACGCAAAAGGCTCAGGAGCTTTTTAATTCCTGAGTACTGCTGTCAGGCAAATCAATGCCAGAAAGGGCCATGAAAAGCCTAAACCTAGGGGGAGGattaaaaaagagacagagagagaagagaaagggacTTGGAAAGCAGAGCAGGAAACAAGGATGAGAGAACCAGTAATGATTGGGAGAGTCATGATCCATTGAGAAAGATAACCGAAATCTGTTTATTCTGTAAGAGTGCACAAGGGGTGAACAGCTGGTCTAACCAACCAGATTTGAAGAAGAGCTGTCACAGGGTCGCTAAGTAAAGGCAAAGAGGGGTAGGTGTTAGACAAGCTTTCACATGTGGATACCTTGCAGAAGGAGGGCTTGGACACAGATGAAGATAAGCCCTCAAATAGGTTGTACCAGTAGGACAGGGTGGCCAGGTAGGCCCAGGACTCAACAGTCCATGTCACCAGGACAGGATAGAAAGTACAGAAGGGAGGCaaaaggccaagatggaggaTTTGTTAGTTCAGAAGAGGGAGATGAGCAAGGCTGATGAAGTTAAAGGCTGAGACCACCGTTTGTTGGAATTGGGCCAAAACTAGATGACCCCAAGGCTTCTCCCCATGTGGCTCCTCTTGGCCAGGAGTGGACACTTGGAAATCCTCAGAGCCACCAATGATATGCAATGGAAGTCACACCATCAACCACGACACTCCACCAAGGCAGGTAAAAACACACAGATCCTCCTCCCCAGGATGCACGAAGGCCAAGACACATACCAAATTGGAGCAGGTCAGCCAGGGTTAGTGACTGGCATCTGGCCTGGGCGGAAGGGCCTCAGAGGAAATGTGCCCCAAGCATATTGGTGGGGTGAGAGCCATGATCCAGACTGGCCTGAGGAAACAGGTGGAAAACAAGAATGCAGGCAGGGGAGCCTGGAACAGCCCCACAGCTCAGCGGAGTCCTCACAAGAATCCAACAGGACACACGCCCCCTGCCTTGGATTTAAGTCTTCTTTGAAGACAGGATTCCACAGGTGATAGGACCTGGGGTGGTAATGCCGGTAGATAACTGGGTCCTTTCGGGAAGCATCTTAATTCTAACCCCACTCTACTGACCTACAGCACCTGGGGGCCAAAATATGGGAGAGTGCTCCTTTGATGACTTTGCCCTCCCCAAGTGCTtaaattccttttcttcttctccagCCCCTACAGCCCACAGGCCTGGGGAAGAGAGTGAGGGGTTTGGAAAGTGGAAGCCTGGAGTGGAATCTCAACTCTGCTGACTTCCAGCTTTGTGGACTTAGGCAAGTCACTCACATTCCTGGGAATGCTTCCTCCTCTATCAGACAAAGGGCAGAACAGGATCAGTGGTTCTTAACCAGTTTTTGAGAGTCTTGTGATAATATGGATTCACTCCCTAGGAAGCAAGCATacatatttttgtttctatttctgGGGGTTCAGGGACTCCCTGACCATGATGATTAATGAATCCTCTTCCACATTTCTCAAGGTGTGGCTGTCTAGGGACCATGTGCATTAGAAATGCAGATTTCTAGTCCCACCCTAGACATAATGAACAGGAATTTCTGGGGgcaaggcctagcaatctacatTTTTACAAATACTCTCGATGATTCTGTGTTCCCTCATGTTTGGGGATCACTGGCCCAGCCCACAGCCCCAGGTAAGTACTAGGTACTCTTCAAGGCCACTGTCatcaccagtggctcctcagcaCTAGCCGGACACACAGTAGGTGCACAAGTTTTTGTGGAGGAACAAGTTGCAATCTTAAGGTTCAGCGTAAGGCACCTTCAGATCTTATCTGACAAAATTCCCTTGTAGTATGGAGTTCCCTTCCCCTGCCCTCTTCCTGCCGTTCTCTATAGCACCCTCTGCTTCTATCCCTCAACAAGTCACCTAAACCCCTGGAGAAGTAGAATCTTTTCCTCTCTGGGCTCCTGGCTTTAGACCTAAATATGATTTTCTGGGCAACTTCTTTAACCACCAGGCGATGGTCTTAGCCAGAAGGTCCTTTGCCCAACAGCTGAGCCTGGGCTTTCTCCTGGCTGTGAACCCAAATGCCTATAGAGAGGGGCCCTCCACAGACACTTTCTGGGTTTCACTCCACTCCACGTGTACCCCTGGCTCTGCCTCCAGGTCTTTATTCCTCGTTTTGAACATTATATTCTGCCAGAGCTCCATGCTGCAGGATTCTGTTCACACACGACCGTCTCAAAGAGGCACGCTGAAGGTCCCTATGTAACGATGCTATGTCCCTGCCCCCTGTTACTCTCCAttacataaaaacccattgctgttgagtcaattctgactcatgtgaccctatgtagagctgctccataggattttctttgctgtggcgcaggaccaggcagtgtt
The sequence above is drawn from the Loxodonta africana isolate mLoxAfr1 chromosome 23, mLoxAfr1.hap2, whole genome shotgun sequence genome and encodes:
- the TM4SF1 gene encoding transmembrane 4 L6 family member 1 — protein: MCYGRCARCVGQFLVGPSLLCIAANILLYFPNGESKYASENHLSRFVWFFSGIVGGGILMLLPASVFISLEEEDCCGCCGYHNCGKRCAMLSSVLAAIVGIAGSGYCIIVAALGLAEGPLCLDSSNQWNYTFAGTEGGYLLDSSTWSQCVEPKHIVKWNVTLFSILLALGGIEFILCLIQVINGVLGGICGYHCSHQQQYDC